The genomic window ACCATCACGAAGTAATCCTATTATAATTTTTTTTCCAGGAGTAGTTGTAGCAATTTTTGCACGTAATTCAGAAAAACTATTAATTGATTTACCATCAACTGATATTAATATATCTCCAGATTTAATACCAGCTTTAGAAGCAGCAGATTGTGATAATACTTCACTAACAAATGCACCACGTTGAATATTACTATTAAAAGCTTTAGCTATATCAGGTGTCATTTCACTACCTTTAATACCTAATGTACCACGTTTTACTTGACCAAATTCAATTAATTGTTGACTAAGATTTTTTGCCATATTTCCTGGAATAGCAAAACCAATCCCAATATTTCCTCCATTAGGAGCTAAAATAGCAGTATTAATTCCAATTAATTCACCATTAAGATTTACTAAAGCTCCGCCAGAATTACCACGATTAATAGAAGCATCAGTTTGAATAAAGTTTTCTAATCCTTCTAAATTTAATCCACTTCGACCTAATGCTGAAATAATACCAGATGTAGCAGTTTGACCTAAACCAAATGGATTTCCAATAGCTACAGCGAAATCACCGACACGTAATTGATCAGAATCTGCTATTTTAATTTCAGTAAGATTTTTTACTTCATTAATCTTTAATAAAGCTATATCAGATTGTTCATCATGTCCAATTAATTTAGCTTCGAATTCTCTACCATCATTTAATTGTATATGAATTTTATCAGCATTATTAATAACATGATTATTAGTTAATATATAACCCTTTTTTGCATTAATAATTACACCAGAACCTAATCCTTGAAATGGACGGGAATTAAGTTGTAAATCAGGAAAATTTTGACCAAAAAAATATTTAAATTCTTTAGGTAATTGTGGTGAATATTGTGTTTGAGTTCCTTCAACATGTATACTTACTACAGTAGGTAATACTTTTTCTAGCATTAATGCTAAACTTGGTAATGATTCTCCTTGTAAAATAAATGGTATTGCGGTACTACTTACTGGTAAAGAAAAAAATGTAAAACTAATATTAATCAGTAATACACTAAATATTAAAAATTTTTTTTTCATTAATTATGATTCCTTAAATTATTATAAATAAAATATTAATGATATTTATATGGTATTATTATTATAAAATAAAATATAAAATTAAAATTAATATGATTTTTTTAAAAATATTTTATTTTTTTATGATTTATTTTTATATATCTAAATATTATTATTAATAATAATATATTATATTATTTAGTAATATTATATTATGTATTACTATTAGATAATTTTTATTAAATAATGTTTTTAAATTATTATAATTTTATTATTAATATAATGATATTATATTTTATATTTATTTATTTATATAAATAAAATATTTTTTAAATATTTTAAATAAAATAATTTTAAAATAAAATAATAAAATATTTTATAATAACAATTATAATATATTTTATATTTTGTTATAATTTAAATAAAATTAAATTATTTATTTTTATAAAATAAATAGTAATAACAATTTATATTTAATTATTTTATACTATAAAAGGAATAAATTATATATCCGAAAAGCTTTTTTTATTCTTTTATATTCTTTTTGGAGAAAAAATATGAATTATCCATTAGTTATAGGTAATTGGAAGCTTAATGGTAATATTGATATAATTAATAAATTAGTTTCAGAATTACATAATAATTTAAGTAATATTAATAGTTGTAATATTGTACTTGCACCGCCAGTAATGTATTTACATTTAGTAAATAATATGATTATTAATAGTAATATTACTTTAGGAGCACAAAATGTAGATATTAATTTATACGGTAATTATACTGGAGAAATTTCAGCTATAATGTTAAAAGATGTTGGAACTAAGTATGTTCTTATCGGTCATTCTGAACGTCGAATTTATCATAATGAAACTAATAAAGATATTGCTTTAAAATTTAAAATTATAAAAGAAATAAATTTAATACCAGTATTATGTATTGGTGAAACTGAAGAAGAAAATAAAGCAGGTAAAACTGAAGAAGTCTGTGCAAATCAAATTGATGTTATACTAAATACTTTAGGTATTTTAGCTATGAAAAATACTGTAATTGCTTATGAACCGATTTGGGCTATTGGTACCGGAAAATCTGCTATTCCCAAACAAGTTCAATTAGTACATCAATTTATTCGTAATTATATTTCTATGTATAATAAAGATATAGCAAATGAAATAATTATTCAATATGGTGGATCTGTTAATGATAAAAATGCTTTTGATTTATTTTCTCAACCAGATATTGATGGAGTATTAGTTGGTGGTGCATCATTAAAAGTTGATATTTTTACTTCAATTATTAAAGCTGCTGTTACAGCTAAAAAAATTAATTAAATTTAATTGTTTAAGTTTTTAAAAGTATTTATAAAAATATCTATAATAAATAATTAAATATTGTTTTATAAATTACAATAATTTTTATAGATTAATATTTTTATATTTTATTAATTTTAAATTATAATATAAAAATTTAATTATATAAATATAATTTAAAATTTATTTATTTAACATTAATTATGATTTTTTATATTAAAATATTTATTTTTAATATTTTAATAAAAATATATATGAAAATATGGTTAGCTAATCCACGTGGTTTTTGTGCGGGTGTAGATCGTGCAATTAATATTGTTGAATATGCTTTAAAAATTTATGGTCCACCAATTTATGTACGACATGAAATTGTACATAATCGTTATATTGTGAATAGTTTACGTATTCGGGGTGTAATATTTGTTGAAGATATTTCTGAAGTTTCAGAAAATTCTATTTTAATTTTTTCAGCACATGGAGTATCTAAAGATATACGTATTCAAGCTTATAAGAAAAATCTTACTATGTTATTTGATGCTACTTGTCCACTGGT from Serratia symbiotica includes these protein-coding regions:
- the tpiA gene encoding Triosephosphate isomerase, which translates into the protein MNYPLVIGNWKLNGNIDIINKLVSELHNNLSNINSCNIVLAPPVMYLHLVNNMIINSNITLGAQNVDINLYGNYTGEISAIMLKDVGTKYVLIGHSERRIYHNETNKDIALKFKIIKEINLIPVLCIGETEEENKAGKTEEVCANQIDVILNTLGILAMKNTVIAYEPIWAIGTGKSAIPKQVQLVHQFIRNYISMYNKDIANEIIIQYGGSVNDKNAFDLFSQPDIDGVLVGGASLKVDIFTSIIKAAVTAKKIN
- the degQ gene encoding Periplasmic pH-dependent serine endoprotease DegQ — its product is MKKKFLIFSVLLINISFTFFSLPVSSTAIPFILQGESLPSLALMLEKVLPTVVSIHVEGTQTQYSPQLPKEFKYFFGQNFPDLQLNSRPFQGLGSGVIINAKKGYILTNNHVINNADKIHIQLNDGREFEAKLIGHDEQSDIALLKINEVKNLTEIKIADSDQLRVGDFAVAIGNPFGLGQTATSGIISALGRSGLNLEGLENFIQTDASINRGNSGGALVNLNGELIGINTAILAPNGGNIGIGFAIPGNMAKNLSQQLIEFGQVKRGTLGIKGSEMTPDIAKAFNSNIQRGAFVSEVLSQSAASKAGIKSGDILISVDGKSINSFSELRAKIATTTPGKKIIIGLLRDGDSKEVTVILDNNDNSSIKAEILSPVLLGVSLSNSSLQNNNETGVKVDNVDQGSIAERSGLKKNDIIIGVNRQHIKNIITLRKILEKKPSIIALNIIRGNENIYLLLH